From Campylobacter pinnipediorum subsp. caledonicus:
TTTATCTAGTTCTTTATATTTTAGAGTTATTTTTTTCTTTTGTAAATTTTTATATTCACTTGAAGCTTCAAAAGATTTTTTATACTCATCAAATATTTCGTTATTTAAAATTTTGCCATTTTTTATAAAGTCTAGATAATCGTTAAAATCATACCTTAAAAATTCACAAAATTCTTTTAAATTATTTTTATCTTTATATTCTTGTAAAAAATTATTTTGATATATTATATCATTTGCTCTATTTTTCGAGTGTTGATATATATTTGGATTGTTTGACAATTTTTGTAAAAACAAAACTACTGTATTTGTTCCAGTTTTTCCAAAAGTTTTATTTCCAAACTCACTTATTGCTAAAATTTCAAAGTTTTTAAGTAAAATTTCTCTAGTTTTTTCATAAATTTTGCCAGATTTATTTATAAGAGAGCTTGGAACTATTATAGAGGCTAGAGACTCAGTTTGTAAAATTTGAGCGGCACGTTCAATAAAAAAGCATTCAATCGAATTACTTGTTTCTAAATTTTCGACCAAACTTGTAAGTTCGTAATTGTTAAAATTTTCATCGTCTTTTAATGTTGTTAGAAAACCTTTTACACTATATGGTGGATTTGCTATTAATATATCAAATTTTTGATTATCTATTTGTTCATTGTAAGCTAATGCATCGTGGTCAATAATATTTATATCTTGACCATACATAAAACTTGCAACCTTACTAACCTTGCTTAAACGACTCTCTTTTTCTATACCAAAAATATTTTTATAGTGTTTTTTTAAAATATCTTTGTCTTTTATATAATGAGTTTTTATAAAATTTGCATATTCATTTAAAAAATGACCAGCCCCACAAGCATAATCTATAACGAACACATTTTCTTTACTATCTAAAATTTTATCAAGAGGCAAAGATGAGATCATAAATTTAACTATAGGAAGTGGAGTAAAAAATTGTCCTTCGCTTTGCTTGACACCTTGATCTAAAAATCCTTCAAACAAATCTCCTAAAAATTGATTGTGTGTTGAGCTGGTGAGGCGAATATTTTCAAACATTTGGACTATTTCTATTAGTATTTTTATATTTTTCCTAAAAAGCTCTTCGTTGTAAACTTCTATAAAAGCAAAGTCATTATTTGTAAAAAATTTTAATTTTTTAAAGTATTCACCTATTACTCGTTTTGTTTCATCCGGGCTATCTTTCACAAATTTAAATGCTTCATCTATTTCTTTTTGACTTACATATGTTATATCTCGATTTAAGAATTTAGACATTCCTTTTTGATATAGCTTTTGCAATCTATCGCAAAAATCAAAAATGTCATCATATCTTTTACCTTTGTAATTAAACTCTAATTTTGATGAATTTTCTAATTCATCTATAATTTTACATAAAAATAAATTTAAAAGTTTATCAAAGGCATTTTCTCTACCACTTATGTTGTGTTTTCTTAATATAGTTGCAAATTCGTTGTATTTACCACCTATGTCACCAAATGTTATTTCTTGTAAATTTTGTATGCTTGGTTGATTTTGTCTTATTTGAAAAGGTAGTATATTTTCTTCAAAAATTCCAAAGTGAAATTTATCAAACTGATAAGTTTCTTTCCATACATTAAAATATTCTTCTACATTTTTGGCATTTTTATATAATTTCTCTGTATTTGTGATATTTTCATCATCTAACATTTCAACTGCTGTATATAGGTTCTTTATCTCGTAACCATCAAAAGCACTAGTATATAAGACTAAAAATTTAGCACTTTGGTCTTGTTGGTAATAGCTAAAAAGCTGACCGCCATTTTTAAACATATTTACTAATTCTTTTTCATATTCTTCTTTGTATGTTTTGCATTCTATTATCATATAAGCATTTAAATTATTATCTCTTACTACTATATCAGCTTTTCCACTTTTTGCACTTCTTCCTAGCTTCCACTTTGTTTCTATTTCTATATTTTTTGAATTATACCCTTGTGATAAAAGCCTATCAATACATTCAAGGACAACAAAATTCTCATTATGAGAAAAATTACAAGTTGTATCATCACCTCTTTTTATTGTTTTTGGGTATATAATCTTTTCGTTTTTGAAGTCTATTATTATTTTTTCATTTATGTATTTCTTTATAAATTCGTTGTTTGATATTTCTTTAAAACCTGTCTCTTTCAA
This genomic window contains:
- a CDS encoding N-6 DNA methylase produces the protein MITLNNFKNFLKETGFKEISNNEFIKKYINEKIIIDFKNEKIIYPKTIKRGDDTTCNFSHNENFVVLECIDRLLSQGYNSKNIEIETKWKLGRSAKSGKADIVVRDNNLNAYMIIECKTYKEEYEKELVNMFKNGGQLFSYYQQDQSAKFLVLYTSAFDGYEIKNLYTAVEMLDDENITNTEKLYKNAKNVEEYFNVWKETYQFDKFHFGIFEENILPFQIRQNQPSIQNLQEITFGDIGGKYNEFATILRKHNISGRENAFDKLLNLFLCKIIDELENSSKLEFNYKGKRYDDIFDFCDRLQKLYQKGMSKFLNRDITYVSQKEIDEAFKFVKDSPDETKRVIGEYFKKLKFFTNNDFAFIEVYNEELFRKNIKILIEIVQMFENIRLTSSTHNQFLGDLFEGFLDQGVKQSEGQFFTPLPIVKFMISSLPLDKILDSKENVFVIDYACGAGHFLNEYANFIKTHYIKDKDILKKHYKNIFGIEKESRLSKVSKVASFMYGQDINIIDHDALAYNEQIDNQKFDILIANPPYSVKGFLTTLKDDENFNNYELTSLVENLETSNSIECFFIERAAQILQTESLASIIVPSSLINKSGKIYEKTREILLKNFEILAISEFGNKTFGKTGTNTVVLFLQKLSNNPNIYQHSKNRANDIIYQNNFLQEYKDKNNLKEFCEFLRYDFNDYLDFIKNGKILNNEIFDEYKKSFEASSEYKNLQKKKITLKYKELDKDNEIKKALLSYIKDIECDKFSIFQTIKHQKTIIIQAPSGNEEQKKFLGYDWSSAKGQEGIKYISKQPLKNEDSEILQNINGLDNIDSVLYDPMDFNNHEKLNFLIRQHIAKNNVQIPENLKTFTKLVNLKDCIDFTKPFFNKSISLSANNSIEIISKFPLVKLENIIEKLETGSRPKGGVGILDKGILSLGGEHIHNTYGRVNLSNLKFVDEEYYNKNNQGKIEKNDILICKDGALTGKIAIIGDELNNKKAMINEHVFLVRNSNLNIQKYIFYFLYSPLGQQLLKSNITGSTQGGINSKNLKNIKIPRPSIDIQKQIVEECEKVSNEFKTIRMEIKEYKEKMNKIFDKFGIQTNGGGDELISKYCDILIGGTPKRDNSSYYNGSNLWLSISEMNSNVITDTKEKISDLGVKNSNVKLIPKDTTLVSFKLSIGKTAIAGKDLYTNEAIAGFVVKDEYKNNILNKFIFCLFECNIIKLKKDSLNAFGKSLNSKDLNNIKIPKLPSKNIQKQIIQEFEKYEKEISQRKIKLEKEQGLYKEILDNYLN